The Collimonas fungivorans Ter331 genome has a segment encoding these proteins:
- a CDS encoding cystathionine beta-lyase — MAKKNFQTALIHSAYQAPEGFDAFPVGIHHASTVLFKNVAAMRARNWQEKSGYTYGLHGTPTSFTLEARLAEIEGGRHCLLAPSGLAAITMVDLALLKSGDDVLLPDNVYNPNRDLGNWLARDFGISARYYDPLIGAGIAALIQPNTRLIWTEAPGSVSMEMPDIPAICQAAHARNVLVAIDNTWSAGLALRAFDLGADIIMHALTKYQSGGSDVLMGAVITRDDALNQRLQTAHMRLGLGVGMDDVYLVLRSLPTMQMRFAAHDAAARQVAAWLKQRPEISLVLHPAFPDCPGHEIWQRDCNGAAGLFSVVFDERYSEEQTDRFVDSLQLFKIGYSWGGANSLCVPYRIQGMRQNWQGKGILVRFNIGLEDVQDLIADIEQALAVM; from the coding sequence ATGGCAAAAAAGAATTTTCAAACCGCGCTGATCCACAGCGCGTACCAGGCGCCAGAAGGTTTTGACGCCTTCCCGGTCGGCATCCACCACGCCTCCACGGTGCTGTTCAAGAACGTCGCCGCGATGCGGGCCCGCAACTGGCAAGAAAAGAGCGGCTATACATACGGCTTGCACGGCACCCCGACTTCCTTCACGTTGGAAGCGCGCCTGGCGGAAATCGAAGGCGGCCGGCATTGCTTGCTTGCCCCTAGCGGCCTGGCGGCGATCACCATGGTCGACCTGGCCCTGCTGAAGAGCGGCGACGATGTGCTGCTGCCGGATAATGTGTACAACCCGAACCGCGACCTCGGCAACTGGCTGGCGCGCGATTTCGGCATCAGTGCGCGCTATTACGACCCCTTGATCGGCGCCGGCATCGCCGCCCTGATCCAGCCGAATACGCGCCTGATCTGGACCGAGGCGCCGGGTTCGGTGTCGATGGAAATGCCGGATATTCCAGCCATCTGCCAGGCTGCCCACGCCAGGAACGTACTGGTGGCGATCGACAACACCTGGTCGGCCGGCCTGGCCTTGCGCGCTTTCGATCTCGGCGCCGATATTATCATGCATGCCCTCACCAAATACCAGTCAGGCGGCTCGGACGTGCTGATGGGAGCGGTGATCACGCGCGACGACGCCTTGAACCAGCGCCTCCAGACCGCCCACATGCGCCTGGGCCTGGGCGTCGGCATGGACGACGTCTACCTTGTGCTGCGCAGCCTGCCGACCATGCAGATGCGCTTCGCAGCGCATGACGCCGCGGCGCGCCAGGTTGCCGCCTGGCTCAAGCAGCGTCCCGAGATTAGCCTGGTGCTGCATCCGGCCTTCCCGGATTGTCCCGGACACGAGATCTGGCAGCGCGATTGCAACGGCGCCGCCGGCTTGTTCTCGGTGGTGTTCGACGAACGCTACAGCGAAGAGCAGACCGACCGTTTCGTCGACAGCCTGCAGCTGTTCAAGATCGGCTACAGCTGGGGCGGCGCCAACAGCCTGTGCGTACCTTACCGGATCCAGGGCATGCGCCAGAACTGGCAAGGCAAGGGCATCCTGGTGCGCTTCAATATCGGACTGGAAGATGTGCAGGATCTGATTGCGGATATCGAACAAGCCTTGGCTGTCATGTAG